The Candidatus Babeliales bacterium genome includes a region encoding these proteins:
- a CDS encoding VOC family protein, with protein sequence MIQQLTHITILVKDQERALNFYTEKLGFEIHTDAKFGDSRWLTVCPPGQKDMEFALMLPETHEGFEQIGKQG encoded by the coding sequence ATGATTCAACAATTAACTCACATAACTATTTTAGTAAAAGATCAAGAACGGGCACTGAATTTTTATACTGAAAAGCTTGGCTTTGAAATTCATACTGATGCCAAATTTGGTGATTCCCGATGGCTTACCGTATGCCCACCAGGTCAAAAGGATATGGAATTTGCACTCATGCTTCCTGAAACCCATGAAGGTTTTGAACAAATTGGCAAACAGGG